One region of Peribacillus simplex genomic DNA includes:
- a CDS encoding VOC family protein, translated as MKNQVTPYLIFDRKAKDALAFYAEVFQAEITDLQTYGEADFPTPEEANDLVLHAKIKKGDMLIMVSDTFPGNPLEVGNNVSLVLECESDSEIQHLYDAMCEKGLSLMELQDTFWGAKYGKVKDQFGVQWDLNFTK; from the coding sequence ATGAAAAATCAGGTTACCCCCTATTTAATATTCGACAGAAAAGCAAAGGACGCATTAGCATTTTATGCAGAGGTATTCCAAGCAGAGATTACCGACCTGCAAACTTACGGGGAAGCTGATTTCCCAACACCAGAAGAAGCGAACGACCTTGTTTTGCATGCCAAAATCAAAAAAGGCGATATGTTGATCATGGTATCCGATACGTTTCCAGGCAATCCCCTTGAAGTTGGGAATAATGTATCGTTAGTCCTCGAATGTGAAAGCGACTCGGAAATCCAGCATTTATATGATGCCATGTGCGAAAAAGGATTATCCTTAATGGAACTGCAAGATACCTTCTGGGGGGCTAAGTATGGTAAGGTCAAGGATCAGTTTGGCGTTCAATGGGACTTGAATTTCACAAAATGA
- a CDS encoding sulfite exporter TauE/SafE family protein: MEDINLYTLLFLILAGFIAAFIDSVVGGGGLISIPALLFTGISPSAALATNKLAGTMGSLTSTISFIRAGKVNFKFVIKLFPITMAGAAIGAYVVHFVSAEILKPLILILLVIVAIYTVVKKDWGKDAKYKGLKRKKMILLIVIIFAIGFYDGFLGPGTGSFLLFSFLIIGFDFVQAAGNARILNFGSNIAALIIFLSMGTVNFAYGIPMGLAMVAGALVGTNFAIKKGASYVRLLFICVTILLIGKNVLNYFHVFG, encoded by the coding sequence ATGGAGGATATCAATCTCTATACTTTGCTATTTTTAATACTGGCAGGTTTTATTGCCGCATTCATTGATTCCGTTGTTGGCGGAGGCGGGTTAATTTCGATTCCGGCTTTATTGTTCACGGGGATTTCGCCTTCAGCGGCACTTGCCACCAATAAGCTGGCGGGTACAATGGGCTCTTTAACGAGTACGATTTCATTCATTCGGGCTGGAAAAGTCAATTTCAAATTCGTCATCAAGCTGTTTCCGATTACTATGGCTGGAGCGGCAATAGGAGCATATGTTGTCCATTTCGTTTCCGCAGAGATCTTAAAGCCCCTCATTTTGATCCTATTGGTCATTGTTGCGATTTACACGGTGGTAAAAAAGGATTGGGGTAAAGATGCAAAGTATAAAGGACTGAAACGGAAGAAAATGATTCTTTTGATTGTCATTATATTTGCCATTGGCTTTTATGATGGTTTTCTTGGACCAGGCACAGGTTCCTTTTTGTTATTTTCATTTTTGATCATCGGGTTTGATTTTGTCCAGGCAGCTGGGAATGCAAGAATATTGAACTTTGGAAGCAATATAGCCGCACTTATCATTTTCTTATCAATGGGGACCGTCAATTTTGCCTATGGAATTCCGATGGGGCTTGCAATGGTTGCAGGAGCCTTGGTTGGAACGAATTTCGCTATTAAGAAAGGTGCTTCATATGTGCGTTTATTATTCATTTGCGTCACAATTCTGCTGATTGGAAAAAATGTCTTGAATTATTTTCATGTGTTTGGCTGA
- a CDS encoding DUF523 domain-containing protein — MILVSSCLAGLEVRYNGTHSLDDRILELMREKKAISVCPELLGGFSTPREPAEIIGGEGEDVLDGKAKIIEKSGRDVTEWYIKGANLTLLKAKEVGATLVVLKENSPSCGSATIYNGDFMGNKKVGNGVTAALLKRHGFTVTSEERLFDHLVEK; from the coding sequence ATGATTTTGGTGAGTTCTTGTTTAGCAGGTCTTGAGGTGAGATACAACGGTACACACAGCCTGGATGATAGGATTCTGGAATTAATGAGGGAGAAAAAGGCTATATCGGTTTGCCCTGAGTTGCTTGGAGGTTTTTCGACGCCTAGGGAACCTGCTGAGATAATTGGCGGTGAAGGTGAGGATGTCCTTGATGGAAAAGCGAAGATAATCGAAAAGTCTGGCCGGGATGTAACGGAATGGTACATAAAAGGAGCCAATCTGACATTATTGAAAGCCAAGGAAGTCGGAGCGACGCTTGTCGTATTAAAAGAAAATAGTCCATCCTGTGGAAGTGCGACGATTTATAATGGTGATTTCATGGGGAACAAGAAGGTAGGGAATGGAGTGACCGCGGCTTTGCTTAAACGGCATGGGTTTACGGTGACTTCAGAGGAAAGGTTATTCGACCATCTGGTTGAAAAATGA
- a CDS encoding DUF2584 domain-containing protein — MGMPMELNTMIVTKGKETREEENIFRLSKEGYRLYPIDIPIDVRKTIQSDSSGTAVIQKVEWTSGETIITYQLLSLNSTN; from the coding sequence ATGGGCATGCCTATGGAACTCAATACCATGATCGTTACAAAAGGGAAAGAAACCCGTGAAGAAGAAAATATTTTTCGGCTGTCGAAAGAAGGTTACCGGTTATACCCGATCGATATCCCAATCGATGTCCGCAAAACGATTCAATCTGATTCAAGCGGAACAGCTGTTATCCAAAAAGTTGAATGGACCAGTGGAGAAACCATCATTACGTACCAACTACTATCATTGAACTCGACTAACTAA
- a CDS encoding alpha/beta hydrolase family protein, with the protein MENGTIISKRRFPSPHPQIHLYSVTYISQGLKVKGLLAEPVDGEIHDAFLYLRGGIKNVGKVRPARIVQYAVEGFIVFAPFYRGNQGGEGDEDFGGEDRFDAISGFNLLEQHPRVNKDHIHILGFSRGGIMALWTGIYCRNAASIVTWGGVSDMFLTYVERVDMRRMMKRVIGGTPKKCPEQYEYRTPLFAIEDLNVPVLIIHGEKDDNVAIEHAYRLEKRLKMHDKEVESWYFPQFTHFFPPAVNRKVVEDLTSWMKNKTE; encoded by the coding sequence TTGGAGAACGGAACGATTATTTCAAAAAGGCGGTTTCCATCACCGCATCCACAAATCCATCTTTATTCAGTTACATACATATCACAAGGCCTGAAAGTGAAGGGGTTACTAGCTGAACCAGTTGATGGCGAAATTCATGATGCCTTCTTATATTTACGCGGGGGGATTAAAAATGTCGGCAAGGTGAGGCCAGCAAGGATTGTGCAGTATGCCGTGGAAGGTTTCATCGTTTTTGCCCCTTTTTACCGTGGAAATCAAGGCGGAGAGGGAGATGAGGATTTTGGAGGCGAAGATAGGTTCGACGCGATATCAGGATTCAATCTTCTTGAACAGCACCCCCGAGTGAACAAGGATCACATTCATATCCTCGGATTTTCCCGTGGCGGCATCATGGCGCTTTGGACGGGGATATACTGCAGGAATGCAGCGTCAATCGTCACATGGGGTGGTGTATCGGATATGTTTTTAACCTACGTCGAGCGTGTCGATATGCGTCGGATGATGAAGCGGGTCATCGGCGGAACACCAAAAAAATGCCCAGAACAATATGAATACCGTACACCATTGTTTGCAATTGAAGATTTGAATGTGCCCGTTCTGATCATTCATGGTGAAAAAGATGACAATGTCGCCATTGAACACGCGTACAGGTTGGAGAAAAGGTTGAAAATGCACGACAAAGAGGTCGAAAGCTGGTATTTCCCTCAATTCACACATTTCTTCCCGCCGGCCGTTAACAGAAAAGTTGTCGAAGATTTAACATCTTGGATGAAAAACAAAACCGAATGA
- a CDS encoding ABC transporter substrate-binding protein produces MLVIPLGACGNKDKETTKVRVAEVTRSLFYTPQYVAIEKGFFKDEGLSIDLKTTAGGDKTMTTLLSDGADIALVGSETSIYVQAQGSNDPVINFAQLTQTDGTFLVSREKIDNFRWDMLKNSTFLGQRKGGMPQMAGEFVLKKHNIDPKKDLNLIQNIDFANVATAFASGTGDFVQLFEPTASVFEKEGKGYIVASFGTESGHLPYTVYMAKESYLKEDKETVEKFTRALKKAQDWVQENDASEVAKVIQPYFEDTNIETMETVINRYKEQGSFATDPILDEEEWNNLQNIMDEAGELPSRISHDELVNTDFAEEVIK; encoded by the coding sequence ATGCTGGTGATCCCGCTCGGAGCATGTGGCAACAAGGACAAGGAAACAACGAAGGTGAGGGTGGCCGAAGTGACCCGCTCCCTTTTCTATACACCGCAATATGTAGCGATCGAAAAGGGATTTTTTAAAGATGAGGGCCTAAGCATTGATTTGAAAACGACGGCAGGCGGCGACAAGACGATGACCACATTACTGTCCGATGGAGCGGATATTGCTCTAGTTGGGTCTGAAACATCGATCTACGTTCAAGCCCAGGGTTCTAATGACCCCGTCATCAACTTCGCTCAATTAACACAGACGGATGGAACGTTTCTTGTTTCACGTGAAAAAATTGATAACTTCAGATGGGATATGCTGAAAAACTCTACATTCCTAGGCCAGCGAAAAGGCGGGATGCCGCAGATGGCCGGCGAGTTCGTATTGAAAAAACATAACATAGACCCGAAAAAAGATTTGAACCTCATCCAAAATATTGATTTTGCGAATGTCGCAACTGCCTTCGCTTCCGGAACCGGCGATTTTGTTCAACTGTTCGAACCAACTGCCAGTGTATTTGAAAAAGAAGGAAAAGGCTATATCGTCGCTTCTTTCGGCACCGAATCCGGGCATCTTCCCTATACGGTTTATATGGCTAAGGAAAGCTATTTGAAAGAAGACAAAGAGACTGTCGAAAAATTCACAAGGGCATTGAAGAAAGCACAGGATTGGGTTCAGGAAAATGATGCTTCGGAAGTCGCCAAAGTCATTCAGCCGTATTTTGAAGATACCAATATCGAGACCATGGAAACAGTTATCAACCGCTACAAAGAACAAGGTTCATTTGCCACCGACCCCATTCTTGATGAAGAAGAATGGAACAATCTGCAAAACATCATGGATGAAGCAGGCGAGCTGCCTTCACGTATAAGCCATGATGAGCTGGTCAATACCGATTTTGCTGAAGAGGTCATAAAATAG
- a CDS encoding ABC transporter ATP-binding protein, whose product MSFLKIQDIHHTYFSNQTAATALADISLDIEKGEFVSFLGPSGCGKTTLLSIIAGLFSPTSGKILLENKPLKANSALSIGYMLQQDYLFPWKTIEENVLLGLKLIKKDEGLERIKTLKLLSDVGLGGTGKLYPRELSGGMRQRAALARTLAVDPKILLLDEPFSALDYQTKLKLEDLVFETLKSFGKTAVLVTHDIGEAIAMSDRIYLFSANPGSVHKTFEVPDELREMTPFHARNHPQYPMLFQTIWKELESLEY is encoded by the coding sequence ATGAGCTTTTTAAAAATCCAAGACATTCACCATACTTATTTTTCAAATCAGACGGCAGCGACCGCACTCGCGGACATTTCCCTCGACATTGAAAAAGGTGAATTCGTCTCTTTTCTAGGTCCGAGCGGCTGCGGAAAGACTACCCTGCTTTCCATCATCGCTGGACTATTTTCGCCCACCTCGGGAAAGATCCTGCTCGAAAACAAACCGCTGAAGGCCAACAGTGCCCTTTCAATTGGCTATATGCTGCAGCAGGATTATCTATTTCCATGGAAGACGATAGAAGAAAATGTTTTATTAGGATTGAAACTGATTAAAAAAGATGAAGGCCTTGAGAGAATAAAGACGCTGAAACTATTAAGTGACGTTGGATTGGGCGGCACCGGAAAATTATATCCGCGCGAACTCTCAGGCGGAATGAGGCAAAGGGCTGCACTGGCACGGACACTGGCGGTCGACCCAAAAATCCTTTTGCTTGATGAACCCTTCTCGGCCCTTGATTACCAAACGAAGTTGAAGCTGGAAGACCTTGTTTTTGAAACCCTGAAATCGTTCGGAAAGACAGCCGTGCTCGTCACCCATGATATCGGTGAAGCCATCGCAATGAGTGACCGCATCTATCTGTTTTCCGCGAACCCGGGAAGCGTGCACAAAACATTCGAGGTGCCCGATGAACTGCGTGAAATGACGCCTTTCCATGCCCGCAACCATCCACAGTATCCAATGCTATTCCAAACGATCTGGAAGGAGCTTGAGAGCCTTGAATATTGA
- a CDS encoding ABC transporter permease has protein sequence MNIEQLHNQYKTKLKKENRLIRFYQILIFIVFFSSWELFSRMEWIDPLIFSSPTKVWHLFIQKLGDGTLLSHSGVTLFETVLGFIIGTLLGTILASLLWWSPRLSKTLDPYLVILNAMPKVALGPIIIVAFGPGFPSIISMGAIISIIITTIVVYTAFREVDPNYLKVLQTFGATRTQAFREAILPASFPTIISTLKVNVGLSWVGVIVGEFLVSAKGLGYLIIYGFQVFNFTLVMLALMIIAVFATIMYQLVELLERKLIKD, from the coding sequence TTGAATATTGAACAGCTTCATAACCAATATAAAACCAAGTTAAAAAAGGAAAACAGGCTCATTCGCTTTTATCAGATCCTGATTTTCATCGTTTTTTTCAGCAGTTGGGAACTTTTTTCCCGGATGGAATGGATAGATCCGCTCATCTTCAGCTCCCCAACCAAAGTGTGGCATCTTTTCATACAAAAATTGGGTGATGGAACACTGCTTTCCCATTCCGGAGTGACGTTATTCGAGACGGTTCTCGGTTTTATCATAGGGACACTGCTTGGAACGATCCTGGCATCCCTGCTTTGGTGGTCGCCAAGATTATCAAAAACGCTTGACCCCTATCTCGTCATTTTAAATGCCATGCCGAAAGTGGCACTCGGCCCCATCATCATCGTAGCATTCGGCCCTGGCTTTCCATCCATCATCTCGATGGGAGCGATCATCTCCATCATCATCACCACCATCGTTGTCTACACCGCATTTCGCGAAGTGGACCCGAACTACCTAAAGGTACTCCAAACTTTTGGCGCCACAAGAACACAAGCCTTTCGGGAAGCCATATTACCCGCCTCCTTCCCAACGATCATCTCGACATTGAAAGTGAATGTCGGACTCTCCTGGGTCGGCGTCATCGTCGGGGAATTCCTTGTCTCTGCGAAAGGACTCGGTTACCTAATCATTTATGGCTTTCAAGTCTTCAACTTCACCCTCGTCATGCTCGCCTTGATGATCATCGCCGTCTTTGCCACCATCATGTATCAACTTGTCGAACTGCTTGAACGAAAATTAATCAAAGACTAA
- the ytkD gene encoding RNA deprotection pyrophosphohydrolase produces MKRFFDTNGYKVEFSEDPVFGESWHVFVLSRYKGRWVLTKHRERGLEFPGGKREAGESIEETAIREVYEETGGLVGKLQFLGQYKVHDPVKPIVKSIFYANLREVKKKEDYLETDGPIFLEALPAVLGDEFSFIMKDEIVPLSISKLVSSNSL; encoded by the coding sequence ATGAAACGTTTTTTTGATACGAACGGATACAAGGTGGAATTCTCCGAGGATCCTGTTTTTGGAGAGTCTTGGCATGTTTTTGTACTCAGCAGGTACAAGGGAAGGTGGGTATTGACCAAACACAGAGAGCGGGGGTTGGAGTTCCCGGGAGGTAAGCGGGAAGCAGGGGAGTCGATCGAAGAAACAGCCATACGGGAAGTGTATGAAGAAACAGGGGGCTTGGTGGGGAAGCTTCAATTTCTGGGACAATATAAAGTACATGATCCAGTTAAGCCAATCGTTAAATCGATATTCTATGCTAATTTGCGTGAGGTGAAAAAGAAAGAAGATTACCTGGAAACGGACGGCCCGATCTTTTTGGAAGCATTGCCGGCTGTACTGGGTGATGAGTTTAGTTTCATCATGAAAGATGAGATTGTGCCGTTGAGCATATCAAAGCTGGTTAGCAGTAATTCTCTCTAA
- a CDS encoding DUF6154 family protein has product MKVLKLIEELYNMYRNKMTGDEEDIDMLTFAVLEQLDRKEIFELLQEMDDQELTNLMGLYIIETLKGKFAQNSMNDTKPTHFPPRNIH; this is encoded by the coding sequence GTGAAAGTTTTGAAGTTAATTGAAGAATTATACAATATGTACCGTAATAAGATGACTGGTGATGAAGAAGATATTGATATGCTTACTTTTGCGGTTCTGGAGCAATTGGACCGTAAGGAGATTTTCGAATTGCTTCAAGAGATGGATGATCAAGAACTAACCAATCTAATGGGCCTTTACATTATTGAAACGTTAAAAGGGAAGTTCGCTCAAAATAGCATGAACGACACGAAACCTACACACTTTCCGCCACGGAATATTCATTAA
- a CDS encoding Dps family protein — protein sequence MAQKKLGILVNKEIANFSVLYTKIHNYHWFVNGPHFFELHQKLEELYIEVTANYDELAERLLAIGEKPVATLKEYLDLTTIEEATGNENTEDMVQSVISDFEKLSGEFLEIIEVAEEEDPVTADMLTGMKKSLNKHAWMLRAYLGH from the coding sequence ATGGCTCAGAAAAAATTAGGAATATTAGTGAATAAGGAAATTGCAAATTTCAGTGTTCTTTATACGAAAATTCATAATTACCACTGGTTCGTGAATGGACCGCACTTCTTTGAACTTCATCAAAAATTGGAAGAACTATATATAGAAGTGACAGCCAATTATGATGAATTGGCTGAAAGACTATTGGCCATTGGGGAAAAACCGGTCGCTACCCTTAAAGAGTACTTGGATTTGACTACGATCGAAGAAGCGACAGGTAACGAAAATACTGAAGACATGGTTCAAAGCGTCATCAGTGATTTTGAGAAGCTTTCCGGAGAGTTCTTAGAAATTATCGAAGTGGCCGAAGAAGAAGATCCGGTTACGGCCGATATGCTGACAGGCATGAAGAAAAGCTTAAACAAACATGCTTGGATGCTGCGTGCATATTTAGGACATTAA
- the ytzI gene encoding YtzI protein, whose protein sequence is MITVLVISIIVILIVLALSVLTIGKGYSYKHTVDPIDPLPEDEGKKEEPEK, encoded by the coding sequence ATGATTACGGTTTTAGTTATCTCCATTATTGTGATTCTTATTGTTTTGGCATTATCCGTCCTGACAATCGGAAAAGGTTACAGCTATAAGCATACAGTGGATCCCATTGACCCTTTGCCAGAGGATGAGGGGAAAAAGGAAGAACCCGAAAAATGA
- a CDS encoding S-ribosylhomocysteine lyase, whose product MPSVESFELDHNAVKAPYVRHCGVHKVGTDGVVNKFDIRFCQPNKQAMKPDTIHTLEHLLAFNIRKHSERYDHFDIIDISPMGCQTGYYLVVSGEPSVTEIIDVLEDTFKDAVQITEIPAANEKQCGQAKLHDLEGAKKLMNFWLAQDKEDLHKVFG is encoded by the coding sequence ATGCCTTCAGTTGAAAGCTTTGAATTAGATCATAACGCTGTTAAAGCCCCATATGTTAGACATTGCGGTGTCCATAAGGTAGGAACAGATGGTGTTGTTAATAAATTTGATATCCGTTTTTGCCAGCCTAATAAACAAGCGATGAAGCCGGATACGATCCATACATTGGAACATTTGCTTGCTTTCAATATCCGTAAGCATTCTGAGCGCTACGATCATTTTGATATTATCGATATTTCGCCAATGGGATGTCAAACAGGATATTACCTTGTGGTCAGCGGCGAACCGTCAGTAACGGAAATAATCGATGTACTTGAAGATACATTCAAGGATGCTGTTCAAATTACAGAAATTCCAGCTGCAAATGAAAAACAATGCGGCCAAGCAAAATTACATGATCTTGAAGGAGCAAAGAAATTAATGAATTTCTGGCTTGCTCAAGATAAAGAAGACCTTCATAAAGTTTTCGGTTAA
- the yidD gene encoding membrane protein insertion efficiency factor YidD, whose translation MGIIRFYQVAISPLKPPTCRFYPTCSHYGLEAINRFGPIKGSWLAIVRILKCHPFHPGGIDLVPEKKKKGEDH comes from the coding sequence ATGGGAATCATCCGTTTTTACCAAGTTGCCATTTCACCATTAAAACCGCCTACTTGCCGTTTTTACCCAACTTGTTCCCATTATGGTTTGGAAGCGATCAACCGTTTTGGCCCTATAAAAGGAAGCTGGTTAGCCATCGTCCGGATTCTTAAATGTCATCCGTTTCATCCAGGAGGCATTGACCTTGTTCCAGAAAAAAAGAAAAAAGGTGAAGACCATTAG
- a CDS encoding metal ABC transporter solute-binding protein, Zn/Mn family yields MKNRALLSLFLVTVLFLSACGNSKGDSTKEAKDTLDIYTTVYPLQYFTEAIGGEYVNVKTVYPPGTDEHSFEPSQKDIVKMAESDLFFYIGYNLEGFVTKAQPILSKEGVRTVAVGETVHLDEGEHAYEDEDEHEHEDSHDHGGVNPHLWLDPIYSIDMAKTIKDELTKKMPEHEDYFNSHFNELSKKLKALDKKLATTIESGRTKKIIVSHSAYGYWEERYGLEQIGVTGLTSSNEPSQKELAKIVTMADKEDLNYVIFEQNISSKLTEIIQKEMGAKSLKLHNLSVLTDKDIEAGEDYFSLMENNIKTLQTALQ; encoded by the coding sequence ATGAAAAATCGAGCATTGCTCTCACTTTTCCTTGTTACTGTGCTGTTTTTGTCAGCCTGCGGCAACTCAAAGGGAGATTCCACTAAGGAAGCCAAGGATACCTTAGATATATATACGACGGTGTACCCATTACAATACTTCACGGAAGCCATTGGCGGGGAGTATGTGAACGTCAAAACGGTTTATCCACCCGGAACGGATGAACACTCTTTTGAACCCTCTCAAAAGGATATTGTAAAAATGGCGGAGTCAGACCTGTTTTTCTATATTGGCTATAATCTTGAAGGCTTCGTGACGAAGGCTCAACCAATTTTAAGCAAAGAAGGCGTCAGAACAGTCGCAGTAGGCGAAACGGTTCATCTTGATGAAGGTGAGCATGCATACGAAGACGAAGACGAGCATGAACACGAAGACAGTCATGACCATGGGGGCGTTAATCCCCATTTGTGGTTAGATCCCATCTATTCAATTGACATGGCTAAAACCATCAAGGACGAATTAACGAAGAAAATGCCTGAACATGAAGACTATTTCAACAGCCACTTCAACGAGCTTTCCAAAAAACTGAAGGCACTTGATAAAAAACTCGCGACGACAATCGAGTCGGGCCGTACCAAAAAGATCATCGTTTCCCATTCCGCATATGGTTATTGGGAGGAACGCTACGGACTTGAACAGATTGGAGTTACAGGACTAACGTCTTCAAACGAACCCTCTCAAAAGGAACTTGCGAAAATCGTAACCATGGCCGATAAAGAAGACTTGAACTATGTCATCTTTGAGCAGAATATCAGTTCTAAACTAACAGAGATCATCCAAAAGGAAATGGGAGCGAAATCGCTTAAGCTCCATAACCTATCCGTGTTGACGGATAAAGATATCGAAGCGGGCGAAGATTACTTCAGTTTAATGGAAAATAATATAAAGACACTGCAAACTGCGTTGCAATAG
- a CDS encoding DctP family TRAP transporter solute-binding subunit, whose translation MRALWGYFVLIGMGLLIAVYISFQSFFTSFGFNLPKDEEQVGMKDQIVIKFSHVVAENTPKGLAANRFAKLVDEYTDHRVKIEVYPNQSLYSDHEEINALQENKVQMIAPTTSKITNISKKWMLLDLPYVFPTDTALKEALNGEVGEELLKQLNSMDIEGLAFWSNNYKQITSNKPIRHPSDFAGKSFRIMPSAVLASQFKHFGATTSELEFNETFKSLEINKTDSQENTISNIYSKKLYEVQKYLTISDHGYLGYVVMINKPFWDNLPLDIQLQIKRAMDDTTKWLWIKSNELNQKQLLEIKQKSNIDIYTLSDDEKKEWMDEMTVIYPEFESTIGTELMTKMEKIREKHLNE comes from the coding sequence ATGCGGGCATTATGGGGGTATTTCGTTTTAATTGGCATGGGGCTGTTGATAGCAGTTTATATATCGTTTCAATCGTTCTTTACAAGCTTCGGTTTCAATTTGCCAAAGGATGAGGAGCAGGTGGGGATGAAGGATCAAATCGTGATTAAGTTCAGTCATGTCGTTGCCGAAAATACGCCTAAGGGGCTAGCTGCGAACCGATTTGCCAAACTTGTCGATGAATATACAGATCATCGTGTCAAAATTGAAGTTTACCCTAATCAATCATTATATAGTGATCATGAAGAAATTAATGCGTTACAAGAAAACAAGGTGCAGATGATTGCTCCAACTACATCTAAGATTACGAATATATCAAAAAAATGGATGCTATTGGACCTTCCCTACGTCTTTCCAACGGACACTGCGCTAAAGGAAGCTTTGAATGGAGAAGTGGGGGAAGAGCTGCTTAAGCAGCTGAATTCCATGGATATCGAGGGACTCGCATTTTGGTCGAATAACTATAAACAGATTACAAGCAATAAACCGATACGGCATCCAAGCGATTTTGCGGGAAAGAGTTTTAGAATCATGCCAAGTGCAGTCCTGGCAAGCCAATTTAAGCATTTTGGGGCGACAACATCGGAGCTGGAGTTTAATGAAACGTTTAAAAGCCTTGAAATCAATAAAACGGACAGCCAGGAAAATACGATCTCGAATATCTATTCCAAGAAATTATATGAGGTGCAAAAATATTTAACGATCAGTGATCACGGGTATTTAGGGTATGTCGTCATGATAAACAAGCCGTTTTGGGACAATCTCCCGTTGGATATTCAGCTGCAAATCAAACGTGCGATGGATGATACGACGAAATGGTTATGGATCAAATCAAATGAATTGAATCAGAAACAGCTTCTGGAAATCAAGCAAAAATCGAATATCGACATCTATACATTGTCAGATGATGAAAAGAAAGAGTGGATGGATGAAATGACGGTTATCTATCCGGAATTCGAATCCACGATTGGCACGGAATTGATGACGAAAATGGAAAAAATCCGCGAGAAGCATTTAAATGAATAA